The Bactrocera dorsalis isolate Fly_Bdor chromosome 3, ASM2337382v1, whole genome shotgun sequence genomic interval TACAGAGATggataaaaaaacaacagaaagaATAGAAGCGGGGCAAATACCCCAGCATCTTCCAAGCTGAAGTATTCGCCATTACCATTGTGTGCAGAAATTATACTATGTCTTACACCAATTAACCATCATATAGTAATCTGCAGCGACCACCAAATAGCACTGAAGGCAATGCCATTATGCACAAACAAATCGCAGATGGTATAGTGTCAAGAAAATAAATGCGGCCGGCGAATGGAACAACGTTCGGCTACTGTGGGTTCTAGATGTGCAGGTGTTGAAGGAAACGGAATAGCAGacaaacttgcaaaaaaaaaagcccTCGGCCCCGCCAACGAGACCACACCCCTTCTTCTCAATATTctctcataaaataaataacaactaAGCCAGTAGGAAAAGGAAATATAACATAGGTACATAGTGCCATAGTAGTGACGGGATAAGcctcttaaaatatataatattgtagACGGCTAAATCACCAAAGGACTTAAACATATCatcttatttaacataaataaacTAAGAATACTAACAGAATTTCTTACAGAACATTGCAGACCGCGTGTACATCTGCACACGTAAGTAATGAGCTCTAAAGAAACGAGTCGCTTCTGTGAGTCAAAGTCCGAGATGGCGGTCCACATATTATTGGAATGCCATGCGGGAGCTAGAAGAGGACTCGTCCATTTAGGACTAATGCAGCCAAAGTCATATGAAAACCATGTTGATGGTCAAGAATCCTAGATTGATAAGAACTTTATGGCAAAATTAAGTAATATGAAAAGAGTTAGAGGACACAAGAGGGTAATGGTCATGGAGACATCCTTCCACAACTATCTCGAGCTTTGAGTGGAGAAGCAGACATAACTGGGACCTGCAGAATTGTTCATTCCTCTAACAGCACTGCCCTGATTATGCCGTTTTTGTTACCATAGTAGAGattaaatgttattaatatagtaaacaattttttaagaataacatGCATGTCATGGCCAATTAAGTTTAGTCACAATGAACCGTAATAAAATAGCTAAAATTCAAttctttacatatgtaaatacatatgtaccttgACATATATGCAGCTACCGTACCGCTCACTCTTGTACCGAAACTAAGCGTCAATAGAAACAACCAATCTGCCAGCAGAGCCACTTTGCAGCGTTAAAAGTCGTTGGCAGCTTAAAAGCGCTACATTTTTTCctgaaaatgtgcaaaattatGTAGAGAATTAGAAATGGCATTATTGCAATAtcgttgaaaatatttgaagtaaTAGCAACAAATTGTAACCATATGCTGAACGTAGAATTTTGCAGATCCTGCTGCATTTTCCACACTTTTATCTTTGTTTTCGCATTTTGTTTTTATGGCTTACAAATGTTGCACTAAGAGAAATATTCTTATGAACCATATGGGTTTTAGTAACAAGTCTATTGACTAGTTTATAAGTACACAtccaatcatacatacatatacatacataagttgcATCTGCATTGAATGGTGGCAAATACACCATTATGTCGCTTATTCCCACTTTTGGTTGCTTCCACTTTTCGTTAATTCCACTGGCAATCTGAGCATTGCTCGCACTCAAAGGGTTATAACGCACACAGCGCCGAAAACAAAAAGTTCTTATGCAAAAATTTGCTTCGTGAATTATTCAGCATTTTTATTAGCTGCTAGTAGACACTCAAGTGTAAAAAGCTACTCATACATAAACATAGAAAGAAAACATCTACGTAACTGTATGGAAAATTGCTGATACTTTCAAATCCACCTTACATTTTCGCTCTTAAAGCCGCTGtctatatattacaataataagcGACACCTGTGTCGAGAAGTCATGTGAATCGGTACTGCACCCACATGCCTGTGTATATGCATTCGAGTATATTAGGAtaggttaaaaaaataatattgttttttcgCCCTATACTCTGAGAATTTGGAGGATGGAGACATGTGTAGAATTTCACTCAAGTGAGGAAAGTACTCAGATAGCCATTCACTTGGCAGCGGCTAGAAACGACTCTttcacatatggctcaagcagctcacgacatcCGGTCCAAGTATGCTCAGGGTAgccaaaaaaaagtaaaggcgaaccatccctactcagggttgtgcgctgggtttgggtcccccacgtaaaaaacgcctcGGAAGTGACCTAAGCGAGCCGGTACAATCTTCTCTAAGAGTGTTTAGCTGCTGGTGATATTAATACTCGtatcattgacctcaacaaccgcgccgttagttctgctttctccagactgcaTAAAtggcaaatgggtctggtagtgaacgaggacaagatgaaatatctcctttcatcaaacaaacagtcgtcgcactcgcgaattTGCACCCACGTGACTGTTGACAGTAATAACTTTGAATTCGTAGATCATTGCGTATATCttgaaccagcattaacagcaacaacaatttccgCTTTAAAATCCATCCCAGAATAACTCTtggcaacaggtgctacttaggAGTACTCCAATTGCGAAgtaagtaaagttctctctctaATTCTATAAAAtactcattatttccgtcctggtatatgatgcagaggcatggacgctgacgacatctgatgagttgacgttacgagttttcgagagaaagtgtCTGTGGAAGATTGATGGTCCTTTGCGGAATGGCAACcgaaatatcgcattcgatgtaACGTTATATAGTACgcgttatacgacgacattgttatatttcagcgaattaagagacagcgactacgctgacCAACTCATGTCATCCGTATGCATGGAAAAACTCTCGCTatgaaagttttcgacgcagtacccgccggggcaAGCAGAGGAAGTGGAAGACCTCCAATCCGGGGGAGAGACCCGGCtccacttggtatctcgaactggtgttgttaactcggctataaccgcgtaaaggatgtctacgccattaaaggAGAAGCGGGTTTCTTAGTACacaaaaattacgagttcgcaGATGGGAGTTATCAGACCAATagttcccttagcccccatatagctaatataaatattttgggaaCTATCGAGGgtctttataccgcatatatcggctaaTATATTAGTTATGCCAATCAAAATTAGAgagcgtattttactcataattgtatatgtatgccttaaatagataaatttgagtgaAAACGTGACCTAGcctccatatatacatataatgattttcgttttctaacaaaccttatgtaaATGTCACTTTTATAGTTAATgcacaaataaaattgtttggttTCCGATCTTCTGGTTgtcattttacattttaaagtatttccccGGCTTTAATTATTGCCAGTTGCAAGAGAATTAAAAGTTCAGTTGCATCTTTCACAAAAAAGTCATTGAAACCATTTAAATTAGGCAGGATACAAAGCTAAGCTCGAAGTTTGGGTAACATTCGAGTTGACGTCAAGAAAAAAATCTCACATACGGAATTCCCATGAGCGAATCTTCTGCCGAATGGCAACAAAATCCTAAAAGACTGAATACTGGTTGTTCGAGATTTAAGTTCCTAAGAATGCATAGTTATTAAGGTCACAAAGCAGCCAGTTTATCGCTGAATGCTGAATGATCAGCATAATTGTGTTAAAGAAATTCAAatggttttttatttcatacaattaaatacaattaaCTTCTGAATACAAATcattaaaatggttttcacgacattttttgcaaaaacgaatTCGATGAAGCCAATTTTCGAATACTTTTCCCACTAAATCATGTGACATGCCATGAATAGCACGTTGAATATTGACTTCAAAAGCTTTTTACTAAATACCAATTACTTTAAATAACACCACAATATATAGCCTAATAGTGTTAAACTACAGCTTGTTGGAGACCATTTAACGccacaatttatataaattatcaaatctccaaacttttctcgcaataattcggttatTACGCATAGAGTATGGCACATAGCCCCTTCTCTTTAGAACCAGAGATTGTCAATATCAACTTTTACAAATTCCGGCCATAATAAGTTGGTTACCATCAATCTATACCGCTCTACATTCACAACAACGGCGTCACCGGTTTCacttcgaaagaagtacggaccgatgattgCACCAGAGATcgaaaaccacaccaaactgtcaatttagatGAATGCAAtagttgttcatgaataatttaaagattttcttcatcttttttgaaaatgtgGCTGTGGTTTGAGACAGTTCCAATTCTCGAGAATTGCGGTCGTTAGTAGCACTTGCCTGAACGGTAACAATGCCAAACTCTTAACTGTGACATCTAATGTCAACAATTGAATCGTCTGAAGAAAGTAATCGCCCAGATGCGGCCAGCTTTGGAGAAAACGAGAGGGATTGTGCTCCGTCGCGACAACGCCAGCCCACACACAATGAAAGTGACTCACTAAGAGCTTGGTTAGAAGATTCTTATTCACCAAACTTATAGTGTGTTCTTATGGCACCCAAATTTTGCtaacacttttgtttttttctcagTACAATGGAAGGTTCCAgacttgtatatttttatgaaagtgGCATTATCAAATTACTTTCAAATTGCTATTAAATTGTGGACGAAACGGAAACCAAAAATCATATCATATAATTTTAACTAGGTggataaaactttaaattcaaCTCAAAAATAACGGATTTCCTTCTATCCGACTTTATATATAACAATGTTCTattctcgattagttttaatgATACAAAAAACCGTTAGCTTTTTTACTCTGTGCAAAATGTTGTGACATATTCTAACGAGATATAATATTTAGCTCAACTTTTTTCAGTATCTATATACTATTATCGATTGTTCAAAAATATACGCCGTATTTTTTCGTTGGCGTAATTTTACCATCACTATAggtttattatttcaatatttgcggttttaaaaatatttttgataagaaattaaattatgattTAATGGTTTATTCTGCTTTAGTTTGCGATTTAGAATTTAGTATTTCAGTAAGTGCAAGTGAGTTAGTCTGCAAAACTTAGGTAATGAGGcgataatataaaaacaatatcagaaggaaaataatagtttaaattaaacaaaattatcaaatatGTGCATAACATACGCCTATATAGCAATTTTACTGATTTTAAGCAACAAATTTCTAATTGCACTGACTTCCAATGTGaagcataaaatatataccGTTGATTCCGAACAAATACAGGATTGCCCTACGGGTAAAGGATTTTCGTGTAGTTGTAATAGTCATGAATTTTGTTATGCTTTCAGTAAATTTGGCTATTTTACTACTTATTTCAATCCAAGAAAGCAAGAAATATCAGTGACCTGTATTAcagaaatggaaaatattgatgTTCTACTCGAGCATAACTTTCAGTCAACTCTTCTAAAAACACTTTACATCGAAGTGCGGGGTTGTGAAAATTTTACGCccgaaaaatatatgaataccCAAGTACGAGAAATTCTGATGTATACGAATGAGCAGCATAAATTAACGGTATTATATAATAGAGACATTGTTACAAAACCAGCTTTTGGCTTTTATGAAgcaaataatattgaattaattatAGACTCATCAGCAGCCATTATAACTGTCCCCAAGGATGCATTTCCTGCACATACTGAATTGCAAACGTTTagagtaaaaaatttataccaGAACATGACGCTGCAAAACTTGACGCAGGAGCATTTTCAAAACCTTGTTACGCTCAGGCAACTTGACTTAGCCGggaataatatgaaaattttagacGAAAATGTCTTTGCAACACTTACGCGTTTGAATTTTCTGAACTTGAGCCATAATGGAATTGTGGAGTTAATACCAAATCAATTTGCTAAACTGGATAAACTGATAATACTGGATCTTAGCTACAACTCGTTAACATATTTAAGTCCTAAACTTTTCGAGCAAACCCCTTTGTTATGGCACTTGAAACTCAGAGGCAATCAATTGCACgatacaacaaatattataacaatTCTCAAGCCGTTGAATTTTTTACATAAGTTAGACTTAAGCGATAATAAACTGCGAACGATTTGGGGCAACGCGACTTATGCCAATGCTCCAGATACATTGGCTACAAATTTACATAACAGCAATATGCCGATGAACTTCGATTTAGCAAAAGGTCTGAATTATGTCAGCACATTGCAACCTAACGAGTACCGCAAAAGCAAGCGTACGTTGAAATCTATAAATTTAAGTCGCAATCTTCTGATCGGGTTTAATATGGATTGGATTTTTGAAATCGGCATAACATGCCCTTTCAAAATTAACTTAGAACAGAATTTGATTAAACACGTCTATGCTTTATCAAATATGCTCAGTACAACTAACGACTGTGAAGGCGAAATCAAAATGACTGGCAACCATATCGAATGCGATTGTAAACTAGCATGgatttacaataataattatagCAGGTATTTTAGCGATCTGCAGTGTAAACAGAAGTCAACCAATCTACTAACGAAATTCACACAGCTTCGACGACACGATCTATGTGCTTGGCAACCGGTGCAATGTCCCAGAAACTGCGTTTGTTCCACAAAATCTGATTTGCTGCACATCAATTGCACAGGCGCACAACTCGACGTTATCGACGAGCTGCCACGTCCCGAGCAAGTATTGCTCACGACTTCGTTACTCGATATAAGCAATAATCGTTTCACTGTTCTGCCGCTAAGCACCACCTTCGGCTACGCCAACGTTTCACAGCTCTACGCCGCAAACAATCAAATCACCAACATAAGTCTCTTGGAACTTCCAACCAATTTGACGGTTTTGGATCTGCGAAATAATCGCTTAAAATCGTTATGTGCTGATTTTTTGCGTGTATTTCTCAATGAGAGCACGAAACTACAGTCTTTGTATCTAAGTGCAAACCCTTGGATTTGCGACTGTGCTTCGCAGCAGCTCCTTTACACAGTACGTGCACATCGTCACCGCATACCCGATGTCGAGCAGTTGCGCTGTGATAACAAACCCAATGTTACTCTCCTAACAGCAAGCCTGAGCGAATTGTGCCAAACTGAGAACAGCGTTAAAAGTTATCAGTACATGATTGCAGCTATCACAACTGCAGCGTTAATCATCATTATTTTCCTTCTTATTATTGTATTcttctttaaatataaattgcaaGTTAAAATCTGGTTATATGGTCACAAGATATTGCGTTGCTGCATTCGGGAATACGAGCTGGATGAGAATAAAATGTTCGATGCATTCATCTCCTACGCGCACCAAGATGCTGACTTTGTCAACCATATATTAGTGCCACAACTCGAGCAGGGCGAACCACCATTTCGTGTATGTACGCACGAACGCAATTGGCTAGCTGGCGCTTATATACCTGAACAAATCATCGAATCGGTCGAACAGTCGCGACGCACGATCATTGTGCTCTCGCAGCACTTCATCGAATCTGAATGGGCGCGCATGGAGTTTCGCACAGCGCATCAGTGCTCGTTGAACGAAGGTCGTGCGCGCATAATTATGATTAAATACGGTGAAATTATCAACAGTGAGCTATTGGATAAGGAATTGAAGGCATATTTGGATATGAACACATACTTGGATTGGCAAGATGCTAGATTCTGGGACAAACTACGCTATGCCATGCCACATAAAGTAGGTAGAAAACCGAACTCCGATATGCTTGAAGTTAACGGCAGATTTTACGTTATGGGGCAGGTTGAAATGAATCGTTTGCGTGGTGAGAATGGTTAAATTGGTTAGAGTTGAACAGGAAGGCAAGTTTTCTACTTAACTTACTTCTATAcctatatgtataattatattatcaataattttagaTGCTGGAAAATATCTCTCCACTCTTCTGTCCAACACATCAGGAAGAGAATAGTGGTCAACGAGTTGATTCATGGTTATGTACTCTATATCTAGTGCAGTAATTTATATAACCGTGTATAACCGGAGATGGAAGTCGAGTACGTAACTTCAGAAGTTTCcgaaatcttatattaaaaactattgtAAAACAATTAAACATACCTTATTCGAATAAACCGAACGTATTACAATAAAACTTGGTGTATTATCATCTAATATATGTAATGTATTTcgaaatatgaatattaaactAAACGTTATGAACTTaagtgaaatatacatatgtgaaataaattcaatcaaagttaaattaaatatacttgCATGGTGCATTTGTGGAAAATAAGAATGAAAGTAAAGGAATTTCCAATTTCATTCTGCAATGAAAATCGTTATATCAAGTCGATGTAAAGTGGGGTAATTTGTGGAACAATATCGCATACTATAAATTTAGCGTGGCTTTTGATGttcgatttcaaaatattctccatcaagatttatacgctttttgcatgcgctcaaaccaattttcgaagcactttttccactccgattgagacacctccaaaacatggtt includes:
- the LOC125777649 gene encoding protein toll-like, coding for MKILDENVFATLTRLNFLNLSHNGIVELIPNQFAKLDKLIILDLSYNSLTYLSPKLFEQTPLLWHLKLRGNQLHDTTNIITILKPLNFLHKLDLSDNKLRTIWGNATYANAPDTLATNLHNSNMPMNFDLAKGLNYVSTLQPNEYRKSKRTLKSINLSRNLLIGFNMDWIFEIGITCPFKINLEQNLIKHVYALSNMLSTTNDCEGEIKMTGNHIECDCKLAWIYNNNYSRYFSDLQCKQKSTNLLTKFTQLRRHDLCAWQPVQCPRNCVCSTKSDLLHINCTGAQLDVIDELPRPEQVLLTTSLLDISNNRFTVLPLSTTFGYANVSQLYAANNQITNISLLELPTNLTVLDLRNNRLKSLCADFLRVFLNESTKLQSLYLSANPWICDCASQQLLYTVRAHRHRIPDVEQLRCDNKPNVTLLTASLSELCQTENSVKSYQYMIAAITTAALIIIIFLLIIVFFFKYKLQVKIWLYGHKILRCCIREYELDENKMFDAFISYAHQDADFVNHILVPQLEQGEPPFRVCTHERNWLAGAYIPEQIIESVEQSRRTIIVLSQHFIESEWARMEFRTAHQCSLNEGRARIIMIKYGEIINSELLDKELKAYLDMNTYLDWQDARFWDKLRYAMPHKVGRKPNSDMLEVNGRFYVMGQVEMNRLRGENG